From a region of the Leptospira kmetyi serovar Malaysia str. Bejo-Iso9 genome:
- the lepB gene encoding signal peptidase I — protein sequence MSYVLMKDHEMKEKIRKYLRTILPVFLSLFTILLMRIFLFQIYFISGYSMAPSYKEGDLILVTKLGFPARIGKWEISFIEGSVSRFDVLVLDGLEEELSLKRVVGLPGDYFRFENDRILINDGPLQETFLKPGFKTIAPSLSMIPMTAVKGNVPIGDAGRIPPGYFLVLGDNRENSTDSRNYGLVPFQKLRGKVWLFL from the coding sequence TTGTCTTACGTTCTTATGAAAGACCACGAAATGAAAGAGAAGATCAGAAAGTATCTTCGAACGATTCTTCCCGTCTTTCTTTCCCTATTCACGATTCTTTTGATGAGAATCTTTTTGTTTCAAATCTACTTCATCTCCGGTTATTCGATGGCGCCTTCTTATAAAGAAGGAGATTTAATATTGGTCACGAAGCTCGGATTCCCCGCGCGCATCGGCAAATGGGAAATTTCTTTCATAGAAGGTTCGGTCAGTCGTTTCGACGTCCTCGTCCTGGACGGCTTGGAGGAAGAACTGAGCCTAAAAAGAGTCGTCGGACTTCCGGGCGATTACTTCCGATTTGAAAACGATCGGATTCTCATCAACGACGGACCGCTTCAAGAAACGTTTTTGAAACCCGGCTTTAAAACGATCGCGCCTTCGTTGTCCATGATTCCCATGACCGCGGTGAAAGGAAACGTACCGATCGGAGACGCGGGAAGAATTCCTCCGGGTTACTTTTTAGTTTTAGGAGATAACCGGGAGAATTCTACGGATTCGAGAAACTACGGTTTGGTTCCGTTTCAGAAATTAAGAGGCAAGGTTTGGCTTTTTCTTTAA
- a CDS encoding acyltransferase family protein yields MKSAFISLFEKRPFEKDSLNGLRAISMIIIFIFHFYDGLMTKVPQDSKTLHVFLSNLTSAVDLFFVLSGFLIYGVLYRHWEKTKTVDFKDFYIGRSLRIFPAYYALVFITLWIAKMQIKAMSLSTDPAVQASMPLFIQAVDRWIFDALYVSNYVESLHFHTWSLSLEEQFYLVFPLICYLILFRLQKNSRLFFIVALYCSAAVIRYFVYAHNAGDHPYKIFDTLFHRPAHTRFDSIVVGILAFELYKNWNLIPQEHNRTREYFFLIPGLICLGIASFIPYHFSVYYTVFRFNFSNMGYALVMLASIHKFSWIGKFLSLRIFAPLARVSYGMYLWHLVAIFFASIPLKTRTDVVSWGEFTKMLSIGFVYATIFALLSYFLVEYPFLSLKNRLRRD; encoded by the coding sequence ATGAAATCGGCTTTCATATCCCTGTTTGAAAAACGTCCCTTTGAAAAAGATTCTTTAAACGGACTGAGAGCCATCTCGATGATCATCATCTTTATATTCCATTTTTATGATGGTCTTATGACCAAGGTTCCGCAGGATTCCAAAACGCTTCACGTATTCTTAAGTAATCTCACTTCCGCCGTGGATTTATTTTTTGTTCTGAGTGGTTTTTTGATCTACGGAGTTCTTTATCGTCATTGGGAAAAAACCAAAACGGTCGACTTTAAGGATTTTTATATCGGAAGAAGTTTGAGAATTTTTCCGGCTTACTACGCTCTCGTTTTTATCACGTTGTGGATCGCGAAGATGCAAATCAAAGCGATGAGCCTTTCCACCGATCCCGCGGTGCAGGCGAGTATGCCCTTGTTCATTCAAGCGGTGGATCGTTGGATCTTCGACGCTCTTTACGTTTCCAATTACGTGGAGTCGCTCCACTTTCATACTTGGTCTTTGTCTTTGGAAGAACAGTTTTATCTCGTGTTTCCTTTGATTTGTTATCTGATTTTATTCAGACTTCAAAAGAATTCTCGTTTGTTCTTTATCGTCGCGTTATATTGTTCGGCCGCGGTGATTCGATATTTCGTTTACGCTCACAACGCGGGCGATCATCCGTATAAAATATTCGATACTTTGTTTCATCGTCCCGCGCATACTCGATTCGATTCCATAGTCGTGGGGATTCTCGCGTTCGAATTGTATAAGAATTGGAATCTGATTCCACAGGAACACAATCGAACCCGCGAATATTTCTTTTTGATTCCGGGGTTGATCTGTTTGGGAATCGCGAGTTTTATCCCTTATCATTTTTCGGTTTATTACACCGTATTTCGTTTTAATTTTTCCAACATGGGATACGCGTTAGTCATGCTTGCGAGTATTCATAAATTTTCTTGGATCGGAAAATTCTTAAGCCTGAGAATTTTCGCCCCGCTCGCTCGCGTAAGTTACGGAATGTATCTTTGGCATTTGGTCGCGATCTTTTTCGCAAGCATTCCTCTCAAAACGAGAACGGACGTGGTTTCTTGGGGAGAATTTACGAAGATGTTGTCGATCGGTTTCGTATATGCGACGATCTTCGCGCTTCTTTCCTACTTTCTCGTCGAATATCCTTTTTTAAGTCTGAAGAACCGTCTCCGAAGGGATTAA
- a CDS encoding ethanolamine ammonia-lyase subunit EutB, whose protein sequence is MEYTTRIQNRHYQFGDLKNLLAKASPLRSGDILAGIAAASYEERVAAQMILADLPLSAFLEEPLIPYEEDEVTRLIFDRHDRNSFSVVSSMSVGEFREFLLSDKTDSETLKNLIPGIIPEMAAAVSKLCSIQDLIAVSKKCRVVTKFRNTIGLPGRLSTRLQPNHPTDDLKGISAGILDGLLLGSGDAVIGINPATDNLPSVHSLLNLLDALIRKYEIPTQSCVLSHVTTTLELIHRGAPVDLVFQSVGGSQKLNESFGINLALLSEAREAALSLKRGTIGDNVMYFETGQGAGLSSDAHWGIDQQTLEARAYAVAKEFSPLLVNTVVGFIGPEYLYNGKQILRAGMEDHFCGKLLGLPMGVDVCYTNHAEADGDDMDTLLTLLGVAGCNYIMGIPGADDVMLSYQSTSFHDALYLRQVLGLKPAPEFEEWLLQKGILDRNLIPTDQKNQIGLLSDLETLAG, encoded by the coding sequence GTGGAATATACAACCCGGATTCAAAACCGTCATTATCAATTCGGTGATCTGAAGAATCTTTTAGCAAAGGCAAGTCCTCTGCGTTCCGGTGATATTCTCGCGGGAATTGCGGCGGCGAGTTACGAAGAGAGAGTCGCGGCTCAGATGATTCTCGCGGATCTTCCTTTGTCCGCGTTTTTGGAAGAACCTTTGATTCCTTACGAAGAAGACGAGGTCACCCGATTGATTTTCGATCGTCACGATCGGAATTCTTTTTCCGTTGTCTCTTCGATGAGCGTGGGAGAATTTCGTGAGTTTTTGTTAAGCGACAAGACCGATTCGGAAACGCTCAAGAATTTAATTCCGGGAATCATACCCGAAATGGCGGCGGCGGTTTCCAAACTTTGTTCGATTCAGGATTTGATCGCGGTTTCCAAAAAATGCAGAGTCGTTACAAAGTTTCGAAATACGATCGGACTTCCGGGAAGACTTTCCACAAGACTTCAACCCAACCACCCGACGGACGATCTCAAAGGAATCTCCGCGGGAATCTTAGACGGACTTCTTTTGGGAAGCGGAGACGCGGTCATCGGAATCAATCCGGCGACTGACAATCTTCCATCGGTACATTCTCTCCTGAATCTTTTGGACGCGCTCATCCGCAAATACGAAATACCGACTCAGAGTTGTGTTCTCAGTCACGTAACTACGACGCTCGAACTCATTCATCGCGGCGCTCCCGTGGATCTCGTCTTTCAATCCGTGGGAGGAAGTCAAAAACTCAACGAAAGTTTCGGAATCAATCTCGCTTTGTTAAGCGAAGCGAGAGAAGCCGCGTTGTCCTTAAAGCGCGGTACGATCGGGGATAACGTTATGTATTTCGAAACGGGACAAGGCGCGGGACTTTCTTCGGACGCGCATTGGGGAATCGATCAGCAAACGTTGGAAGCGAGAGCGTATGCGGTCGCGAAAGAATTCTCGCCTTTGCTCGTGAACACGGTCGTGGGTTTTATCGGTCCCGAATATTTATACAACGGAAAACAAATTCTCCGCGCGGGAATGGAGGATCATTTCTGCGGAAAACTTCTCGGTCTTCCGATGGGCGTCGACGTTTGTTATACGAATCACGCGGAAGCCGACGGAGACGACATGGACACGTTACTCACTCTTCTTGGGGTTGCGGGTTGTAATTATATCATGGGAATTCCCGGCGCGGACGACGTTATGCTCTCTTATCAGAGCACTTCGTTTCACGACGCGTTGTATTTAAGACAGGTTCTCGGTTTAAAACCCGCGCCCGAATTCGAAGAATGGCTTTTGCAAAAAGGAATATTGGATCGGAATCTGATTCCGACGGATCAGAAAAATCAAATCGGACTTTTATCCGATCTGGAAACGTTGGCGGGTTGA
- a CDS encoding DUF1566 domain-containing protein produces MRTRNSFRSFFKSVLFSILSFLILANCNLKSVDNACNPESKSYWETFFLSAGSSNLIPFCGPAPQSLSYPAAVFANGAPISLTPNITGGGLTFSITPPLPSGVVLDPRTGVISGSYIGYGGVDTMYQVKAFNSSGSVSYSLELILYGMAPLKTGQTSCWDGSGALISCTGTKQDGELRNGILPSFTGPTNVSGSDYTTTDNLSGLIWKSCSEGTTGATCTGTWSNLDWAGSNTACSALNSGYAGRTDWRLASAKELAAMLNYDGTTPATYSSYFPNTNGSGHWTSTIYVPISATDRWYVSFTDGIIGETIQTNTNNVRCVSGPSLPSVLLKDNGDSTVTDVNTGLIWAQCSAGLSGSLCTGTATSLNWTNALLACNSLSLGGRVWRLPSVNELRSLTDLSLANPTVNTSYFPNTMSSNYWTSTTYTNPTEAWVIQFGSGNIVMNYTKGGTAYTRCVATGP; encoded by the coding sequence ATGCGAACCAGAAATTCTTTCCGATCCTTTTTTAAATCAGTTCTATTTTCCATTCTTTCTTTTTTGATTCTTGCGAATTGCAATCTAAAGTCCGTAGACAACGCGTGTAATCCCGAATCCAAATCCTATTGGGAAACGTTCTTTTTGAGCGCGGGTTCTTCCAATCTCATTCCGTTTTGCGGACCGGCTCCCCAATCCTTAAGTTATCCGGCCGCGGTTTTTGCGAACGGCGCTCCGATCAGTTTAACGCCTAACATCACGGGAGGAGGACTTACGTTTTCCATCACACCGCCTTTACCAAGCGGAGTCGTATTGGATCCGAGAACGGGAGTGATCTCGGGTTCTTACATCGGATATGGCGGTGTCGATACGATGTATCAGGTGAAGGCTTTCAATTCTTCGGGAAGCGTTTCCTATTCTTTGGAACTGATCTTATATGGAATGGCTCCTTTGAAAACGGGACAGACTTCTTGTTGGGATGGAAGCGGCGCTTTGATTTCCTGCACGGGCACAAAACAAGACGGAGAATTGAGAAACGGAATTCTTCCGAGTTTTACCGGACCGACGAACGTGTCGGGGTCCGATTACACGACCACGGATAATCTTTCCGGTTTGATTTGGAAAAGTTGTTCGGAAGGAACCACCGGCGCGACTTGTACGGGAACTTGGAGCAATCTCGATTGGGCCGGGTCGAATACTGCGTGCAGTGCGCTTAACTCCGGTTATGCGGGAAGAACCGATTGGAGACTCGCTTCCGCAAAAGAATTGGCGGCCATGTTGAACTACGACGGAACCACGCCCGCAACATATTCTTCTTATTTTCCGAATACGAACGGATCGGGTCACTGGACTTCCACGATCTATGTTCCGATCTCGGCGACGGATCGTTGGTATGTTTCCTTTACGGACGGAATCATCGGCGAAACGATTCAGACAAATACGAATAACGTGCGTTGTGTTTCCGGTCCTTCTTTGCCATCCGTATTGTTGAAGGACAACGGAGATTCCACCGTGACCGACGTGAACACGGGTTTGATCTGGGCGCAGTGTAGCGCCGGACTTTCGGGTTCTTTGTGCACCGGAACGGCGACTTCTTTAAACTGGACGAACGCTCTTCTTGCTTGTAACTCTTTGAGTCTCGGCGGAAGGGTTTGGAGACTTCCATCCGTAAACGAGCTACGAAGTCTAACTGACTTGAGTCTCGCCAATCCTACGGTCAACACGTCTTACTTTCCGAATACGATGTCTTCGAACTATTGGACTTCGACCACTTATACGAATCCGACCGAAGCGTGGGTGATTCAGTTCGGATCGGGCAATATCGTGATGAATTATACGAAGGGCGGAACCGCATACACTCGTTGTGTGGCGACCGGACCTTAA
- a CDS encoding acyltransferase family protein, protein MNIKNYFLSIFLKKDNEHENLNGIRALSILSVVIFHGWVTAKTILPGDSDPLRLFLGSLSSGVDFFFLLSGFLIYGGLFRENERTGKIKIKEFFIKRSLRIFPAYYVALAVLYYSKYKQLIKFESLNLTHPQILAMVADLKLRMSKVWIDIFYLSDIVPYALYNGGWSLSIEEHFYLILPFFCLIFLFKVSLRIRVIFYFLGFLTALIVRMKLAIPNASLDAAYMFYARFDSILAGMLVYEIFHHFPMTPEKSKDKKLKYSIILIFGFLIVIGAHQIDPGTSWALVFRPLALSFGFGILMYFSFYPGFLKKFFSLSVFRPFARLGYAGYLWHIFAIPVAAKKIIPLIQTTPTVWMFLLCSIYLVAVTFLISWFFFLLIEQPFLMLKDKLTGVQNKIS, encoded by the coding sequence ATGAACATAAAAAATTATTTTTTATCCATCTTCCTAAAAAAAGACAACGAACACGAAAATTTAAACGGAATTCGTGCTTTGTCAATTTTGTCAGTGGTCATCTTTCACGGCTGGGTCACGGCAAAAACGATCCTTCCCGGTGATTCCGATCCTCTCCGTTTGTTTTTGGGTTCGCTTTCCTCCGGAGTGGATTTTTTCTTTTTACTCAGCGGCTTTTTGATTTACGGAGGATTGTTCCGCGAAAACGAAAGGACTGGAAAGATTAAAATTAAGGAGTTTTTTATAAAGCGATCCTTGAGAATTTTTCCGGCCTATTATGTTGCGCTCGCGGTTCTTTACTACAGCAAATATAAACAATTGATAAAGTTCGAATCTTTGAACCTTACGCACCCGCAAATTTTAGCCATGGTTGCGGATTTAAAACTTCGCATGAGTAAAGTTTGGATCGATATTTTTTATCTTTCGGATATCGTTCCGTACGCGCTTTATAACGGAGGCTGGTCTCTTTCCATTGAGGAACATTTTTATCTCATCCTTCCTTTTTTCTGTCTGATCTTCTTGTTTAAAGTAAGTTTAAGAATTCGGGTTATTTTTTATTTTCTCGGTTTTTTAACCGCCCTTATCGTAAGAATGAAGCTTGCAATTCCGAACGCAAGTCTTGACGCCGCATACATGTTTTACGCGAGATTCGATTCGATCCTCGCGGGGATGTTGGTTTACGAAATTTTCCATCACTTCCCGATGACGCCCGAAAAATCGAAAGACAAAAAACTAAAATATTCTATAATCCTAATATTCGGATTTTTGATAGTAATCGGGGCGCACCAGATCGACCCCGGAACTTCTTGGGCCTTGGTATTTCGTCCGCTTGCGCTTTCGTTCGGTTTCGGAATTTTGATGTATTTTTCTTTCTATCCGGGATTTCTAAAAAAATTCTTCAGCCTTTCCGTCTTTAGACCCTTCGCTCGTCTCGGATATGCGGGTTATCTCTGGCATATCTTTGCGATTCCGGTCGCGGCGAAAAAAATCATTCCGTTGATTCAAACGACGCCGACGGTTTGGATGTTCCTGCTTTGTAGCATTTATCTGGTTGCGGTTACGTTTCTGATCTCTTGGTTCTTTTTTCTTTTGATCGAACAACCCTTTCTGATGTTAAAAGACAAACTCACCGGAGTTCAGAATAAGATTTCTTAG
- a CDS encoding decaprenyl-phosphate phosphoribosyltransferase, translated as MLFQYLKLLRIHQWIKNVIIFAGIIFAKKLTDPESVQRVIAAFFLFSLVASCQYVVNDYLDRKEDALHPEKKHRPLASGKLDPSFALFITAIILPLSLILAYLLHPAFFGLVAFYLVFNVLYSKFLKHMVILDVMSISIGFVIRAIAGSVIIHVSFSSWLLLCTFMLALFWGFSKRRGELIILEGNAKGHRKILDEYSTGFLDMMLGIVATMTLMSYVLYVTSPTTIANLGTDQMIYTIPIVVYAIFRSLYIIYIKNMGHNPTKAILSDWGVLLAGLIWVALVIAIMYSGFGKGIRFDL; from the coding sequence ATGCTCTTCCAGTATTTGAAATTGCTCCGAATCCATCAGTGGATCAAAAACGTAATCATTTTTGCGGGCATTATCTTCGCTAAAAAATTGACCGATCCGGAATCGGTGCAAAGGGTCATCGCGGCCTTTTTTCTTTTCTCCCTTGTCGCTAGTTGTCAGTACGTCGTGAACGACTATTTGGATCGTAAGGAAGACGCGTTACATCCCGAAAAAAAACACAGACCTCTCGCTTCGGGAAAATTGGATCCTTCGTTTGCGCTTTTTATCACCGCGATCATTCTTCCCTTGTCTTTGATCTTGGCTTATCTTTTACATCCCGCGTTTTTCGGACTGGTCGCGTTCTATCTCGTCTTCAACGTTCTCTACAGCAAGTTTTTGAAACACATGGTGATCCTCGACGTGATGAGCATCAGCATCGGATTCGTGATCCGTGCGATCGCCGGTTCGGTGATCATTCACGTTTCGTTTTCATCCTGGCTTCTTCTTTGTACGTTTATGCTCGCTCTCTTCTGGGGATTTTCGAAACGAAGGGGAGAATTGATCATTCTCGAAGGAAACGCAAAAGGACATCGCAAGATTCTGGACGAATATTCCACCGGGTTCTTGGATATGATGCTAGGAATCGTCGCGACGATGACCTTAATGAGTTACGTCCTTTACGTTACGAGTCCGACCACGATCGCAAATCTCGGAACCGATCAGATGATCTATACGATTCCGATCGTAGTCTACGCGATCTTTCGTTCTTTGTACATCATCTATATCAAGAACATGGGGCACAATCCTACGAAGGCGATTCTTTCGGATTGGGGGGTTTTGCTTGCAGGATTGATTTGGGTCGCACTGGTGATCGCGATCATGTATTCCGGTTTCGGAAAGGGAATCCGTTTCGATCTGTAA
- a CDS encoding TlpA family protein disulfide reductase — translation MKEIYKKSGTVALWIVLFLSITIALSVFKASDLKPTIPLNGMKLFQGETYQSTNKIEVVYFWATWCGVCSTNLPLVKWYSERLENSSRFSFVSVEEGENLVELERYIREKNLNFKVVPANQLFLQEWKVNAYPSFVILDRNGTIRFADSGMMNPISFFLRIWITHFFF, via the coding sequence ATGAAGGAAATTTACAAAAAGAGCGGAACCGTTGCGCTTTGGATCGTTTTGTTTTTATCGATTACGATCGCCCTTTCCGTGTTCAAAGCCTCCGATTTAAAACCGACAATTCCTCTCAACGGAATGAAGCTGTTTCAAGGAGAAACATACCAATCGACAAATAAGATCGAGGTGGTTTATTTTTGGGCGACTTGGTGCGGGGTTTGTTCCACCAATCTTCCCTTGGTAAAATGGTATTCCGAACGATTGGAAAACAGTTCTCGATTTTCTTTTGTGAGCGTGGAAGAAGGGGAGAATCTCGTCGAACTCGAACGTTATATCCGCGAAAAAAATCTCAACTTCAAGGTCGTTCCCGCGAACCAACTCTTTTTACAAGAATGGAAGGTGAACGCATATCCTTCTTTTGTAATATTGGATCGCAACGGAACGATTCGATTTGCGGATTCGGGTATGATGAACCCGATCAGTTTTTTTCTGAGAATTTGGATCACGCACTTTTTCTTTTAA
- the eutC gene encoding ethanolamine ammonia-lyase subunit EutC produces the protein MDWEEWKQFTSARIGLGRSGVSLPTKEVLKFRLDHARARDAVWAEADFGNLFDFLDSYGLPYLEIKSKASSREEYLARPDLGKKVSSQSYHSLESLKESNSKFSDEFDLSLVISDGLSASAIRDSLIPFLEIFLPALQNLKLKLSPVAIVKNGRVAIGDEIGEFWNAKATIILIGERPGLSTENSLGLYLTYQPASGLTDERRNCISNIRSGGMNFSDAARKAVYLLSLSLQKRISGVHLKDEEALPISENRKLDS, from the coding sequence ATGGATTGGGAAGAATGGAAACAATTCACCTCCGCACGAATCGGTCTCGGTCGTTCGGGAGTTTCTCTTCCCACAAAGGAAGTTTTAAAATTCCGATTGGATCACGCGCGCGCAAGAGACGCGGTTTGGGCCGAAGCGGATTTCGGAAATCTTTTCGACTTTTTGGATTCGTACGGTTTACCGTATCTTGAAATCAAATCCAAGGCGAGTTCCAGAGAAGAATATTTGGCGCGCCCCGATCTCGGAAAAAAAGTTTCCTCTCAGAGTTATCATTCTTTGGAATCTTTGAAGGAAAGTAATTCCAAGTTTTCGGATGAATTCGACTTGAGCCTCGTGATTTCGGACGGTCTTTCGGCGAGTGCGATTCGGGATTCTTTGATTCCGTTTTTGGAAATTTTTTTACCGGCCCTTCAAAATCTGAAACTCAAACTGAGTCCCGTTGCGATCGTTAAAAACGGAAGAGTGGCGATCGGAGACGAAATCGGAGAATTCTGGAACGCGAAAGCGACGATCATTCTCATCGGAGAAAGACCCGGTTTGTCCACGGAAAACAGCCTCGGTTTGTATCTAACGTATCAACCCGCAAGCGGTCTTACGGACGAAAGAAGGAATTGTATCTCGAACATTCGTTCAGGCGGAATGAACTTTTCGGACGCGGCTCGAAAGGCCGTATATTTGCTTTCTCTTTCCTTACAAAAAAGAATTTCAGGAGTTCATCTCAAAGACGAAGAAGCGCTTCCGATTTCCGAAAATCGTAAACTCGATTCTTAA
- a CDS encoding TrkH family potassium uptake protein, which yields MYPLKLIKRNVNRIAKAFLLLSVARTLCLGFAVAILAGSFGIYVSESGRLTYTVSLYLATSSICVTGLSPVLLSELQRSTQLIMMFLIQIGGLGIITFTVLIGVLVVRGLSRSTRLASFVYEATDAHLARRLRDKKSDQHSGVVPPGKKKTEAEASYVRRMLISLFNISLSIEAVGATLLYFCMPETDRLPGSPSRFFLSVFTSVSAFNNAGFSIVDDLSFLAKDPLCLLIIQFLIVMGGIGFPVIIFIEKSILEIIQKFMGKVEAVTETFMMRRTVLLGEDPPGWYIFVIATSVRLEERLEVYRKELFGDANRMQMAIIVLGSLLLIHIGGISILLIEYNNLETIGKMGFTEKLFNSFFLSVSSRTAGFNTFDITEIRSATYVLLCSLMFIGGGPQGAAGGIKITTFFILILYLKNVISPQARVQAWGEDVSKNSVAISTRIYFLATLSLVVFMFLITLANGNKHGIETIFFEVMSAFGTVGLSLGMTAYTNDVEKYLYIALMFMGRVGTFTLLIAFTGHSGLGDLGSKDDGLKIQVG from the coding sequence ATGTATCCGCTCAAACTGATTAAAAGAAATGTAAACCGCATTGCAAAGGCGTTTCTTTTGTTGTCGGTTGCCCGAACCCTTTGTTTGGGTTTTGCGGTCGCCATTTTGGCGGGTTCTTTCGGAATTTACGTTTCCGAATCCGGTCGTTTGACTTATACGGTTTCCCTTTATCTCGCAACTTCTTCGATCTGTGTCACGGGGCTTTCTCCGGTGCTTTTGTCGGAACTACAACGTTCCACTCAGTTGATTATGATGTTTCTGATCCAAATCGGGGGATTGGGAATCATTACGTTTACGGTTTTGATCGGGGTTTTGGTCGTTCGCGGTTTGTCCCGAAGCACTCGACTCGCTTCTTTTGTTTACGAAGCAACGGACGCGCATCTCGCGAGAAGATTGAGGGATAAAAAATCCGATCAACATTCGGGCGTCGTTCCTCCCGGAAAAAAGAAAACCGAGGCCGAAGCTTCTTACGTAAGAAGAATGTTGATTTCCCTTTTTAACATTTCTCTTTCGATCGAAGCGGTCGGAGCCACTCTTCTTTATTTTTGTATGCCCGAAACGGATCGTCTTCCCGGATCTCCGAGCCGATTTTTTTTAAGCGTCTTCACTTCGGTTTCAGCGTTTAACAACGCGGGATTCTCCATCGTAGACGATCTCAGTTTTTTAGCGAAGGATCCTTTGTGTCTTCTCATCATTCAGTTTTTGATCGTGATGGGCGGGATCGGTTTTCCGGTAATCATCTTTATCGAAAAATCGATTTTGGAAATCATACAGAAGTTTATGGGAAAGGTGGAAGCCGTCACCGAAACGTTTATGATGAGAAGAACGGTTCTTCTCGGAGAAGATCCTCCCGGATGGTATATATTCGTGATCGCAACTTCGGTGCGATTGGAAGAACGTCTCGAAGTTTATCGAAAGGAATTATTCGGAGACGCCAATCGTATGCAGATGGCGATTATCGTTTTGGGTTCGCTACTCCTGATTCACATCGGAGGAATTTCAATTTTGTTGATCGAATACAACAACTTGGAAACGATCGGTAAGATGGGTTTCACCGAGAAGTTGTTTAATTCTTTCTTTCTTTCCGTTTCTTCGAGAACCGCCGGTTTTAACACGTTCGACATCACGGAGATTCGAAGCGCGACTTACGTGCTTCTTTGTTCTTTGATGTTCATCGGAGGCGGACCTCAGGGAGCGGCGGGCGGTATCAAGATCACTACGTTCTTTATATTAATCTTATATTTGAAAAACGTAATCAGTCCTCAGGCAAGAGTTCAAGCTTGGGGAGAAGACGTTTCCAAAAATTCCGTGGCGATTTCAACTCGAATCTACTTTTTAGCTACGTTGTCTCTCGTCGTCTTTATGTTTTTGATCACGCTCGCCAACGGAAATAAACACGGGATCGAAACCATCTTCTTCGAAGTGATGTCCGCGTTCGGCACCGTGGGTTTGAGTTTGGGAATGACCGCTTATACCAATGACGTCGAAAAATATCTTTACATCGCTTTGATGTTTATGGGAAGAGTGGGAACCTTCACTCTTTTGATCGCGTTTACCGGCCACTCCGGTCTCGGAGATCTTGGAAGCAAAGACGACGGTTTGAAGATTCAAGTCGGTTGA